A DNA window from Castanea sativa cultivar Marrone di Chiusa Pesio chromosome 7, ASM4071231v1 contains the following coding sequences:
- the LOC142644708 gene encoding uncharacterized protein LOC142644708 produces the protein MEECMRECMKKLALWFTNTFKPIMTHDELEPMMATLGFVGLPPTPPPPLLPSNGSPVAWKEYVYSAGGSRLSVETTPPKPRLPYPRIDGLHIYTYRAFIDAVNFYLDMSEISDLFHIRGMPLHRVHDRNRKWRRMEEDESIFVYREGTLDQATYNLYHFDKNISTNNSGNGCNAIIRNKVNNAPVSSVVSLKDVIVI, from the exons ATGGAAGAGTGCATGAGAGAGTGTATGAAAAAGCTAGCCTTGTGGTTCACCAACACGTTCAAACCCATCATGACCCACGACGAGCTGGAGCCAATGATGGCCACTCTGGGCTTCGTGGGTCTTCCTCCAACTCCTCCACCTCCTCTGTTGCCTTCCAACGGCTCCCCCGTGGCATGGAAGGAGTACGTGTACTCCGCCGGAGGTTCACGGCTCTCCGTGGAGACAACGCCGCCTAAGCCAAGACTGCCTTACCCCAGGATCGATGGACTCCATATCTACACCTACAGAGCTTTCATCGACGCTGTTAACTTCTACCTCGACATGTCTGAAATCTCCGATCTTTTCCATATCAG GGGAATGCCACTCCATCGAGTACATGACCGAAATAGGAAGTGGCGTCGCATGGAAGAAGATGAAAGTATCTTTGTTTACAGAGAAGGAACACTGGATCAAGCCACATACAATTTGTATCACTTTGACAAGAACATCAGCACTAATAACAGTGGTAATGGGTGCAACGCCATCATTCGGAATAAGGTCAACAATGCTCCAGTTAGCAGCGTTGTCTCTTTAAAAGATGTCATAGTAATTTAG